The following proteins are encoded in a genomic region of Sphingopyxis sp. YF1:
- a CDS encoding Lrp/AsnC ligand binding domain-containing protein translates to MLTEADHRILKIIQAEGRITNQELANRCGLSPSACFDRLKRLREQEYILGFHALLDPNKLDRSLLIFIEVLMDRTTGDVFKEFAASVSAMPEILECHMVAGGFDYLIKVRVRDMAAYRTFLADTLVHMPGIRETRTYAVLDEVKNVTSLPL, encoded by the coding sequence ATGCTCACCGAAGCAGACCATCGCATCCTCAAGATCATTCAAGCCGAAGGCCGGATCACCAATCAGGAACTGGCCAATCGCTGCGGCCTCTCGCCATCGGCCTGCTTCGACCGGCTGAAGCGGCTGCGCGAGCAGGAATATATCCTCGGCTTCCACGCCCTGCTCGATCCGAACAAGCTCGACCGGTCGCTGCTGATCTTCATCGAGGTGCTGATGGACCGCACGACGGGGGACGTGTTCAAGGAATTCGCGGCGTCGGTGTCGGCCATGCCCGAAATCCTCGAATGCCACATGGTCGCGGGCGGGTTCGACTATCTGATCAAGGTCCGCGTGCGCGACATGGCCGCGTACCGGACGTTCCTTGCCGACACGCTGGTTCACATGCCCGGCATCCGCGAAACGCGAACCTATGCCGTTCTCGATGAAGTCAAGAACGTGACCAGCCTGCCCCTGTGA
- a CDS encoding amidohydrolase family protein, translating into MKLKLTKIALAAALLAVPATAHQAGEKKAAAAAETFPVSAGAPARKAGEGAGPFRKMVIRNATIIDGTGGPPRSRFDIVVEGNRITSIKQSGWPGLPSAANRAPDDADYEIDATGMYVMPGFTDMHVHLPGADKAPDASYAYKLWLAHGVTTVRGVPLGAPAVASREKDRSARNEIAAPRIFNYQTLGAGWTGGVVDTPLKAREWVRWAAKNNIDGIKFFNRENETPDVFSAALDEAKKLGLGTTAHLSQIGVANFNGRQAGDAGLNTITHYYGHMESLLNGRAIQDFPSQYDYNNEQHRFGEVAEIWDQVYGPGTKQWQEYLEAQKANHVTFDPTFNIYAASRDLMRARNADWHARYTTPQLWNYFQSTRDNHGSYFFDWTTENEFAWKKFYGLFMRLMNDYKNMGGRVTVGTDSGFIWKVYGFAYVEELELLREAGFSPLEVIRAATMMGAQTLYEPRGETPPIGAVRAGMLADLVVVPENPLQNLKTLYGTGFQRLNSETNKQEVVGGVKFTIKDGIVYDAKQLLADVAAMVESEKAKTGQ; encoded by the coding sequence ATGAAGTTGAAGCTAACCAAAATAGCGCTGGCTGCGGCATTGCTCGCGGTGCCGGCAACCGCGCACCAGGCCGGCGAGAAAAAGGCTGCCGCGGCGGCCGAAACCTTCCCGGTCAGCGCAGGCGCGCCGGCGCGCAAAGCCGGCGAGGGTGCGGGCCCGTTCCGCAAGATGGTCATCCGCAACGCGACGATCATCGACGGCACCGGCGGACCGCCGCGCAGCCGTTTTGACATCGTCGTCGAAGGCAACCGCATTACGTCGATCAAGCAGTCGGGCTGGCCGGGGCTTCCCTCCGCCGCCAATCGCGCGCCCGACGATGCCGATTATGAAATCGACGCGACCGGCATGTACGTCATGCCCGGCTTCACCGACATGCACGTCCACCTGCCCGGCGCCGACAAGGCGCCCGACGCCAGCTATGCCTACAAGCTGTGGCTCGCGCACGGCGTGACGACGGTGCGGGGCGTGCCGCTGGGCGCGCCCGCGGTCGCCAGCCGCGAGAAGGACCGCTCGGCGCGCAACGAGATCGCCGCGCCGCGCATCTTTAACTATCAGACGCTGGGGGCCGGCTGGACCGGCGGGGTGGTCGACACGCCGCTCAAGGCTCGCGAATGGGTGCGCTGGGCCGCGAAGAACAACATCGACGGCATCAAATTCTTCAATCGCGAGAATGAAACCCCCGATGTCTTTTCCGCGGCGCTCGACGAAGCGAAGAAGCTTGGTCTCGGCACCACCGCGCACCTCAGCCAGATCGGCGTTGCGAATTTCAATGGCCGCCAGGCGGGTGATGCCGGGCTGAACACGATCACCCACTATTACGGGCATATGGAATCGCTGCTCAACGGCCGCGCCATCCAGGATTTCCCGTCGCAATATGATTACAACAACGAGCAGCACCGCTTCGGCGAGGTCGCCGAGATCTGGGATCAGGTTTACGGGCCCGGCACGAAGCAGTGGCAGGAATATCTGGAAGCGCAGAAGGCGAACCACGTCACCTTCGACCCGACATTCAACATCTACGCCGCGTCGCGCGACCTGATGCGCGCGCGCAATGCCGACTGGCATGCGCGCTATACCACGCCCCAGCTCTGGAACTACTTCCAGTCGACCCGCGACAATCATGGTTCCTATTTCTTCGACTGGACGACCGAGAATGAATTTGCGTGGAAGAAATTCTACGGCCTCTTCATGCGGTTGATGAACGATTACAAGAATATGGGCGGTCGTGTCACGGTCGGCACCGACTCGGGCTTCATCTGGAAAGTCTATGGCTTCGCCTATGTCGAAGAGCTGGAATTGCTGCGCGAGGCGGGCTTCTCGCCGCTCGAGGTGATCCGCGCCGCGACGATGATGGGCGCGCAGACGCTGTACGAACCGCGCGGTGAAACGCCGCCGATCGGCGCGGTGCGCGCAGGCATGCTCGCCGACCTCGTGGTCGTACCGGAAAACCCGCTGCAGAATCTCAAGACGCTCTACGGCACCGGCTTCCAGCGCCTCAATTCCGAGACGAACAAGCAGGAGGTCGTCGGCGGGGTGAAGTTCACCATCAAGGACGGCATCGTTTACGACGCGAAGCAACTGCTCGCCGACGTTGCGGCGATGGTCGAAAGCGAAAAGGCCAAAACCGGCCAGTAA
- a CDS encoding DMT family transporter: protein MTNRYLSAFVPTGVFVLLWSSGAIVSKIGLEHGSPFALLIARYGVALAILVAYAIWRGTLLPARGSRPRVVLVGLLIAGVYSACYLLALDNGMTPGALATLLGVQPILTVFLTERRATAPRLFGLACALGGLTLVVFDGLAAASFDALGLLFAGLSLLGITAGSIVQKRETQAPWAVLPLQYGAGLAFAGAVAPFGPLHVSWDPGFLLPVLWLGLVISVGATFLLYRLIARGNLVNVTSLFYLVPGVTAAMDWLLLGNPMPMRALGGLALVVVGLVIVFRQRPL, encoded by the coding sequence ATGACAAACCGTTATTTGTCGGCGTTCGTGCCGACGGGTGTTTTCGTGCTGCTGTGGAGCAGCGGCGCGATCGTTTCCAAGATCGGTCTCGAGCACGGCTCGCCGTTCGCGTTGCTCATCGCGCGCTATGGCGTCGCCCTCGCCATTCTCGTCGCATATGCGATCTGGCGCGGCACGCTGCTGCCCGCGCGCGGATCGCGGCCGCGTGTCGTGCTCGTCGGCCTGCTGATCGCGGGGGTCTATTCGGCTTGCTATCTTCTCGCGCTCGACAACGGGATGACTCCGGGGGCGCTTGCCACCTTACTCGGCGTGCAGCCGATCCTGACCGTCTTCCTGACCGAACGGCGCGCCACGGCTCCACGCCTGTTCGGGCTGGCCTGCGCGCTCGGCGGGCTGACGCTCGTCGTCTTCGACGGGCTGGCGGCGGCAAGCTTTGACGCGCTGGGGCTCCTGTTCGCCGGCCTTTCGCTGCTCGGGATCACGGCAGGGTCGATCGTCCAGAAGCGCGAAACGCAGGCGCCGTGGGCGGTGCTGCCGTTGCAATATGGCGCCGGACTCGCCTTCGCCGGGGCGGTCGCGCCGTTCGGGCCGCTGCATGTTTCGTGGGATCCGGGTTTCCTGTTGCCCGTCCTCTGGCTCGGGCTGGTCATCTCGGTCGGGGCGACCTTCCTGCTCTACAGGCTGATCGCGCGCGGCAATCTGGTCAATGTCACCAGCCTCTTTTACCTCGTCCCCGGGGTGACCGCGGCCATGGATTGGCTGCTGCTCGGAAACCCGATGCCGATGCGCGCGCTGGGCGGGCTCGCGCTCGTCGTGGTCGGACTAGTCATCGTGTTCCGGCAAAGGCCGCTTTGA
- a CDS encoding efflux RND transporter permease subunit, with amino-acid sequence MAFTDIFIRRPILAVVVSLLILLVGGAALFSLPVREYPNMESATIVVDTGYPGATQDVMQGFVTTPIAQAIATANGIDYLTSTSTLGKSQVKAKLVLNADADRAMTEILAKVQQVKYRLPAGANDPVITKMTDGASAVQYLAFVSDTLPVPQITDFATRIAQPLITAVPGVASAEISGGQTLAMRVWVDPVRLAARGLSAGDIAAALRANNVQSAPGRLKGTDTAINITAGTDLRDLEAFRQMVVKRVDGGIVRLGDVATVEIGGQNYDSSAMTSGRRSVTIAITPTPDGNPLEIVKAVKALVPDMQRVAPPGVEVISQFDVAHFVNASIDEVSKTLVEAIVIVIIVIFLFLGSLRAVLIPVVTIPLSLVGTAALMLAFGFSLNLLTLLAMVLAIGLVVDDAIVVVENIHRHIEEGLSPVRAALLGAREIVGPVIGMTLTLAAVYAPIGLMGGLTGALFREFAFTLAGAVVVSGVVALTLSPMMSSLLLHSQMNEGRLSRAIEHNMQRATAGYSRLLGATLAARPAVMLVGAVVLGAIVILFTGAQRELAPQEDQGYVFVQTKAPQYANVDYTARYAHEVERMFRGLPEYVSSWFDNGTDGLNNGFGGVILKEWGDRARGADAIQAELNARGAGITGVYAAAFQPPALPASSGGLPVQMVIRSSDDFPVLYAALEKVKGAAWQSGLFAFVDSDLAFDSPEARIAVDRAKAGQMGITMEAVADTLATMVGENYVNRFNWHDRSYDVIAQVPSAHRLTPANLGQYHIKTASGTLVPLSTVTSVEMHPGANRLSQFNQMNSVTLSAILAPGVTMGQAVDFLKGQPLPAGTSVDWLSDSRQYVTEGDRLTISFGFALIVIFLVLAAQFESFRDPLVILVTVPLAICGALVPLWLGYATLNIYTQIGLVTLIGLISKHGILMVSFANQIQKHEGLDRIAAIRKSAAVRMRPVLMTTAAMVAGLVPLLFANGAGASSRFAIGIVVVMGMLIGTLFTLFVLPTVYSLIARDHRAASHSVRETELAAAEIAYA; translated from the coding sequence ATGGCCTTTACCGATATCTTCATCCGCCGCCCGATCCTCGCGGTCGTCGTCAGCCTGCTGATCCTGCTCGTCGGCGGCGCGGCGCTCTTTTCGCTGCCGGTGCGCGAATATCCCAACATGGAGAGCGCGACGATCGTCGTCGACACCGGCTATCCCGGCGCGACGCAGGACGTGATGCAGGGTTTCGTCACCACCCCGATCGCGCAGGCAATCGCAACCGCGAACGGCATCGACTATCTCACCTCGACCTCGACGCTCGGCAAGAGCCAGGTCAAGGCGAAGCTGGTGCTGAACGCCGACGCCGACCGCGCGATGACCGAGATACTGGCCAAGGTGCAGCAGGTGAAATATCGCCTGCCCGCGGGCGCAAACGACCCCGTCATCACCAAGATGACCGACGGCGCGTCGGCGGTGCAATATCTGGCGTTCGTCAGCGACACCCTGCCCGTCCCGCAGATCACCGACTTCGCGACGCGCATCGCGCAGCCGCTGATCACCGCGGTTCCCGGGGTCGCATCGGCCGAAATCAGCGGCGGCCAGACGCTGGCGATGCGCGTGTGGGTCGATCCCGTGCGCCTCGCCGCGCGGGGCCTGTCGGCCGGCGACATCGCCGCAGCGCTGCGCGCGAACAATGTCCAGTCCGCGCCGGGGCGTCTGAAAGGCACCGACACCGCGATCAACATCACCGCCGGCACCGACCTGCGCGACCTTGAGGCGTTCCGTCAGATGGTGGTGAAGCGCGTCGACGGCGGAATCGTCAGGCTCGGCGACGTCGCGACCGTGGAGATCGGCGGCCAGAATTACGACAGCAGCGCGATGACCTCGGGCCGCCGGTCGGTCACCATCGCGATCACACCCACCCCCGACGGCAATCCGCTCGAAATCGTGAAGGCGGTCAAGGCGCTCGTCCCCGACATGCAGCGCGTGGCGCCGCCGGGGGTCGAGGTGATCAGCCAGTTCGACGTCGCCCATTTCGTCAACGCCTCGATCGACGAGGTCAGCAAGACGCTGGTCGAAGCGATCGTCATCGTGATCATCGTGATCTTCCTGTTCCTCGGCTCGCTGCGCGCGGTGCTTATCCCGGTGGTGACGATCCCGCTGTCGCTCGTCGGCACCGCTGCGCTGATGCTCGCCTTCGGCTTTTCGCTGAACCTGCTGACCCTGCTCGCAATGGTGCTGGCGATCGGCCTGGTCGTCGACGACGCGATCGTCGTGGTCGAAAATATCCACCGGCATATCGAGGAGGGCCTGTCGCCGGTCCGCGCCGCCTTGCTCGGCGCGCGCGAGATCGTCGGGCCGGTGATCGGAATGACGCTGACGCTCGCGGCGGTCTATGCCCCGATCGGACTGATGGGCGGGCTCACCGGCGCGCTGTTCCGCGAATTCGCCTTCACGCTCGCCGGGGCGGTCGTCGTTTCGGGAGTCGTCGCGCTGACGCTGTCGCCGATGATGAGCAGCCTGCTCCTCCATAGCCAGATGAACGAGGGCCGGCTGTCGCGGGCGATCGAGCACAATATGCAACGCGCGACCGCGGGGTACAGTCGCCTGCTCGGCGCGACGCTGGCCGCGCGGCCCGCGGTCATGCTGGTCGGTGCGGTGGTGCTCGGCGCGATCGTCATCCTGTTCACCGGCGCCCAGCGCGAACTCGCGCCGCAGGAAGACCAGGGCTATGTCTTCGTCCAGACCAAGGCGCCGCAATATGCCAATGTCGACTATACCGCGCGCTACGCCCATGAGGTCGAGCGGATGTTCCGCGGGCTGCCCGAATATGTGAGCAGTTGGTTCGACAATGGCACCGACGGCCTCAACAACGGCTTCGGCGGCGTCATCCTCAAGGAATGGGGCGACCGTGCACGCGGCGCCGACGCGATCCAGGCCGAGCTCAATGCCAGGGGCGCGGGGATCACCGGCGTCTACGCCGCTGCCTTCCAGCCCCCCGCGCTGCCCGCCTCGAGCGGCGGCCTGCCGGTGCAGATGGTCATCCGGTCTTCGGACGATTTTCCGGTGCTGTACGCGGCGCTGGAGAAGGTGAAGGGGGCCGCCTGGCAGAGCGGGCTGTTCGCCTTCGTCGACAGCGACCTCGCCTTCGACAGCCCCGAGGCGCGGATCGCTGTCGACCGCGCCAAGGCGGGCCAAATGGGAATCACCATGGAAGCCGTCGCCGACACGCTGGCGACGATGGTCGGCGAAAATTACGTCAACCGCTTCAACTGGCACGACCGGTCCTACGACGTCATCGCGCAGGTTCCCTCGGCGCATCGGCTGACACCCGCCAATCTCGGCCAATATCACATCAAGACCGCGTCGGGCACGCTGGTGCCGCTGTCGACGGTGACCAGCGTCGAGATGCACCCCGGCGCCAACCGGCTGTCGCAGTTCAACCAGATGAACTCGGTCACGCTTTCGGCCATATTGGCGCCCGGCGTGACGATGGGACAGGCGGTCGACTTCCTGAAAGGCCAGCCGCTGCCCGCCGGAACCAGCGTCGACTGGCTTTCGGACAGCCGTCAATATGTGACCGAGGGCGACCGGCTGACGATCTCGTTCGGCTTCGCGCTGATCGTCATCTTCCTCGTGCTCGCGGCGCAGTTCGAAAGCTTCCGCGACCCGCTGGTCATCCTCGTCACCGTGCCGCTCGCGATCTGCGGGGCGCTGGTGCCGCTGTGGCTCGGTTACGCGACGCTCAACATCTACACCCAGATCGGGCTGGTGACGCTGATCGGCCTGATTTCGAAGCACGGCATCCTGATGGTGTCCTTCGCCAACCAGATCCAGAAACATGAGGGCCTCGACCGGATCGCGGCGATCCGCAAATCGGCAGCGGTGCGCATGCGGCCGGTGCTGATGACCACCGCGGCGATGGTCGCGGGGCTCGTCCCCTTGCTGTTCGCCAACGGCGCGGGCGCTTCGAGCCGCTTCGCGATCGGCATCGTCGTCGTGATGGGCATGCTGATCGGCACCCTGTTCACCCTCTTCGTCCTTCCCACCGTCTACAGCCTGATCGCCAGGGACCACCGCGCCGCGTCGCACAGCGTGCGCGAAACCGAACTGGCGGCGGCGGAGATTGCATATGCATAA
- a CDS encoding efflux RND transporter periplasmic adaptor subunit has translation MSPAQTPAEPTRSRPPRGRPIFFAAIALLLLAGSLYAWRSARTAENAVGPMPPVPVSTIVVTPTDVAAALEAVGSLRAVREVVLAPEVAGRVTAIRFVAGARVGAGELLVQLFDAPERADRAAAQAKADFAGLQLARSHELAPSGAEPRELLDQRRAEHAQAHAAVRQIDARLFQKQLRAPFAGTLGVRQVNPGQYLNPGDPVATLTALDSLYVDFAVPQQDFSRLQPGAVVDILSDAWPDRRFTARVTAIEPQVGKETRNVMVQATLPNPGLALRPGMYVTARLALPPIAGALVVPATAIQTSASGDSVMRVKMGKDRRGGTAEVVPVTTGRRFGDRVVVTSGLRSGDIVVTNGQLRVQPGAPVTLAPARPAPAKGGR, from the coding sequence GTGTCTCCTGCCCAAACCCCCGCCGAACCCACGCGATCCCGCCCGCCGCGCGGACGCCCGATATTCTTTGCGGCGATCGCGCTGCTCCTGCTCGCGGGCAGCCTCTACGCCTGGCGGTCGGCCCGAACCGCCGAGAATGCGGTGGGCCCGATGCCGCCGGTGCCGGTCTCTACGATCGTGGTGACGCCGACCGACGTCGCCGCCGCGCTCGAAGCCGTGGGCTCGCTCCGCGCCGTTCGCGAAGTGGTGCTCGCCCCCGAAGTTGCGGGGCGCGTGACCGCGATCCGCTTCGTGGCAGGCGCCCGCGTCGGCGCAGGCGAATTGCTCGTGCAGCTGTTCGACGCGCCCGAGCGGGCCGACCGCGCCGCAGCGCAGGCGAAGGCCGATTTCGCGGGCTTGCAGCTCGCACGTTCGCACGAGCTCGCGCCATCGGGTGCCGAACCGCGCGAACTTCTCGATCAGCGGCGCGCCGAGCATGCGCAGGCGCATGCCGCAGTCCGGCAGATCGATGCCCGCCTCTTCCAGAAACAGCTTCGCGCGCCCTTCGCCGGCACGCTGGGTGTCCGGCAGGTCAACCCGGGGCAATATCTCAATCCGGGCGACCCGGTGGCGACGCTGACCGCACTCGACAGCCTCTATGTCGATTTCGCCGTGCCGCAGCAGGACTTTTCGCGGCTGCAGCCGGGCGCCGTGGTCGACATCCTCTCCGACGCCTGGCCCGACCGGCGCTTCACCGCCCGCGTCACCGCGATCGAGCCGCAGGTCGGCAAGGAGACGCGCAATGTCATGGTTCAGGCGACGCTGCCCAACCCGGGCCTCGCGCTGCGGCCCGGCATGTATGTCACCGCGCGGCTCGCGCTGCCGCCGATCGCCGGCGCGCTCGTCGTCCCCGCGACCGCGATCCAGACATCGGCATCGGGCGACAGCGTGATGCGCGTGAAGATGGGCAAGGACCGCCGCGGCGGCACCGCCGAGGTGGTGCCGGTCACCACCGGCCGCCGCTTCGGCGACCGGGTGGTCGTGACCAGCGGGCTCCGGTCCGGCGATATCGTCGTGACCAACGGCCAGCTCCGCGTCCAGCCCGGCGCTCCGGTCACGCTGGCACCCGCGCGCCCGGCGCCGGCCAAGGGGGGGCGCTGA
- a CDS encoding TolC family protein — protein MHKLLFLLALTTAGCAAGPRYAPPQPVVKAAGAYTTAAAGVDGAAELPDHWWRLYNDPILDSLIERALAANTDLRVANANLAKADAVLGEARARRLPTTDVSGGTSYGSAAGDFAQPASDRQWTHSGGLTVAWEVDLFGRVGRAIGAARADADAVAAVRDAVRVTVAAETARAYGDVCALGASAAIARASLATAEDSLRIVTAQQRAGSVGQLEVERAAGSVATARAAIPEVEGRRRVALLELAALLGGQPGDIPAGVGNCTRIPAPVATLPVGDGNALLRRRPDLREAERRLAADTARIGVAMADLYPRIHLGANGNILRNDAIKGSDSFSFSLGPLLSWSFPNIAVARSRVRQAEAQGDASLAAFDGRVIAALKEVEQALARYDARQQRRAALAEAHDRTRTAYDLAQARYRAGSVSLLDTVIAQQSLIDARAALAESEQQLGSARIDLFKALGGGWS, from the coding sequence ATGCATAAGCTGCTTTTCCTGCTCGCCCTCACCACCGCCGGCTGCGCCGCCGGCCCGCGCTACGCGCCGCCGCAACCGGTGGTGAAGGCGGCGGGCGCCTATACGACCGCCGCCGCCGGCGTCGACGGCGCGGCCGAACTGCCCGATCATTGGTGGCGCCTCTACAACGACCCGATCCTCGACAGCCTGATCGAACGCGCGCTCGCCGCCAACACCGATTTGCGCGTCGCGAACGCCAATCTGGCAAAGGCCGACGCCGTTCTGGGCGAAGCCCGCGCCCGGCGCCTCCCGACAACCGATGTCAGCGGCGGAACCAGCTACGGCAGTGCTGCGGGCGACTTTGCGCAGCCCGCCAGCGACCGGCAATGGACGCACAGCGGCGGGCTCACGGTCGCGTGGGAGGTCGATCTGTTCGGACGCGTCGGCCGCGCGATCGGCGCAGCGCGCGCCGATGCCGATGCCGTCGCGGCGGTCCGCGACGCCGTCCGCGTCACCGTCGCCGCCGAAACCGCGCGGGCCTATGGCGACGTCTGCGCCTTAGGCGCGTCGGCGGCGATCGCGCGCGCCTCGCTCGCAACCGCCGAGGACAGCCTGCGCATCGTGACCGCGCAGCAGCGCGCCGGATCGGTCGGCCAGCTTGAGGTCGAGCGCGCCGCGGGCAGCGTCGCGACGGCGCGCGCCGCGATTCCCGAGGTCGAGGGCCGGCGCCGCGTCGCCTTGCTCGAACTCGCGGCGCTGCTCGGCGGCCAGCCCGGCGACATCCCCGCCGGGGTCGGGAACTGCACCCGGATTCCCGCGCCGGTGGCCACGCTTCCGGTCGGCGACGGCAACGCCCTGCTCCGCCGTCGCCCCGACCTGCGCGAAGCCGAACGCCGCCTCGCTGCCGACACTGCGCGCATCGGCGTGGCGATGGCCGATCTCTATCCGCGCATCCATCTCGGCGCGAATGGCAATATCCTGCGCAACGACGCCATAAAGGGCAGCGACAGCTTCAGCTTTTCGCTCGGCCCGCTGCTGTCGTGGAGCTTTCCCAATATCGCGGTCGCGCGCTCAAGGGTCCGACAGGCCGAAGCACAGGGCGACGCCTCGCTCGCCGCGTTCGACGGCAGGGTGATCGCTGCGCTCAAGGAGGTCGAGCAGGCGCTCGCGCGCTACGACGCCCGGCAGCAGCGCCGCGCCGCGCTCGCCGAAGCGCACGATCGGACCCGAACCGCCTACGACCTCGCGCAGGCCCGCTATCGCGCCGGATCGGTATCGCTGCTCGACACCGTCATCGCGCAGCAATCGCTCATCGACGCCCGCGCCGCGCTGGCCGAGTCCGAACAGCAACTGGGGTCGGCGCGGATCGACCTGTTCAAGGCTCTCGGCGGCGGCTGGAGCTGA
- a CDS encoding amino acid permease encodes MSFLTRRKSIETVTAVNEAQRLHRTLGWPHLVALGVGAIVGTGIYTLIGVGAERAGPAVLVAFIVAGLVCVCAALAYAELATLMPVSGSAYTYSYAVIGEGVAWVIGWSLVLEYSVVCAAVAVGWSGYAVGFLQAAGIDVPLALAAGPHAGGIINLPAIFIVAAVAGMLLIGTRESASVNAILVVLKLGALAAFVLLALPAFEPGHFDPFMPYGFAAHEVDGQVRGVMAAAAIIFFAFYGFDAVSTAAEEAKNPGRDLTIGIVGSMVVCTVVYMLVAAAAIGAMPFLEFSRSGEPLAHVLRTLGHPGVATLIGAVAVVALPTVILAFMFGQSRIFFVMARDRMLPERLGRLNRRGTPVAVTVGTAAVVAAIAGFFPLSEIAELANAGTLAAFVAVGLCLIILRVRQPDLPRVFRAPMPWVVGLVAIGGCIYLFFSLPAITQSRFLIWNVIGVVVYLAYGARKSRLAGQAT; translated from the coding sequence ATGTCATTTCTTACCAGACGAAAATCGATCGAAACGGTCACCGCCGTCAACGAGGCGCAGCGGCTGCACCGGACACTGGGTTGGCCGCACCTTGTGGCGCTGGGCGTCGGAGCGATCGTCGGCACGGGAATCTATACGCTGATCGGCGTCGGTGCCGAGCGCGCGGGCCCTGCGGTCCTCGTCGCCTTCATCGTCGCCGGGCTGGTCTGCGTCTGCGCCGCGCTCGCTTATGCTGAGCTCGCGACGCTGATGCCGGTTTCGGGCAGCGCCTATACCTATAGCTATGCGGTGATCGGCGAAGGCGTCGCGTGGGTGATCGGCTGGAGTCTCGTGCTGGAATATTCGGTCGTCTGCGCCGCGGTCGCCGTCGGCTGGTCGGGCTACGCCGTCGGCTTTCTGCAGGCGGCGGGGATAGACGTTCCGCTCGCGCTCGCTGCGGGGCCGCATGCGGGAGGGATCATCAACCTTCCCGCGATCTTCATCGTCGCCGCGGTTGCGGGCATGCTGCTGATCGGCACGCGCGAAAGCGCCTCGGTCAACGCCATCCTCGTCGTGCTCAAGCTGGGCGCTCTCGCGGCGTTCGTCCTGCTCGCCCTGCCGGCGTTCGAACCCGGTCATTTCGACCCCTTCATGCCCTATGGTTTCGCGGCGCACGAGGTCGACGGACAGGTGCGCGGGGTGATGGCGGCGGCCGCGATCATCTTCTTCGCCTTCTACGGCTTCGATGCGGTGTCGACTGCGGCCGAAGAGGCCAAGAATCCCGGCCGCGACCTCACGATCGGGATCGTCGGGTCGATGGTCGTGTGCACGGTCGTCTATATGCTGGTCGCCGCGGCCGCGATCGGCGCGATGCCCTTCCTCGAATTCTCGCGTTCGGGCGAGCCGCTCGCGCATGTCCTGCGCACGCTGGGCCATCCCGGGGTCGCGACGCTGATCGGCGCGGTGGCCGTGGTCGCACTGCCGACCGTGATCCTCGCCTTCATGTTCGGGCAGAGCCGCATCTTCTTCGTGATGGCGCGCGACCGGATGCTCCCCGAGCGGCTGGGCCGGCTGAACCGGCGCGGGACCCCCGTCGCCGTCACGGTCGGCACCGCGGCGGTAGTCGCGGCGATCGCGGGCTTCTTCCCGCTTTCCGAAATCGCTGAGCTGGCGAATGCGGGAACGCTGGCGGCGTTCGTTGCGGTCGGGCTGTGCCTGATCATCCTTCGCGTCCGCCAGCCGGACCTGCCGCGGGTGTTCCGCGCGCCAATGCCCTGGGTGGTCGGTCTGGTCGCGATCGGCGGCTGCATCTACCTGTTCTTCAGCCTGCCGGCGATCACGCAGAGCCGGTTCCTGATCTGGAACGTGATCGGCGTCGTCGTCTATCTGGCCTATGGCGCCCGCAAGAGCCGGCTGGCCGGGCAGGCGACCTAG
- a CDS encoding PaaI family thioesterase, which translates to MTNEQAAEQARVEARIRGSFAKQGLMATLGAVLGDIAPGAVEIILPASSAVSQQHGFVHAGAVSAIADTAAGYAALSLMPAGHGVLTTEFKINLVAPAVGDRIIARGRVVKAGRTLTLAVAEVFADRGANQKLVAFLTATMMSMQERGDIVD; encoded by the coding sequence ATGACGAACGAACAGGCTGCTGAACAGGCTCGCGTCGAAGCGCGAATTCGCGGAAGCTTTGCAAAACAGGGGCTGATGGCGACGCTTGGCGCCGTTCTGGGCGACATCGCACCGGGCGCCGTGGAGATCATCCTCCCCGCATCGTCCGCGGTCTCGCAGCAGCACGGCTTCGTTCATGCCGGCGCGGTCAGCGCCATCGCGGATACCGCGGCCGGTTATGCGGCGCTGAGCCTCATGCCCGCCGGGCACGGCGTCCTGACCACCGAATTCAAGATCAACCTGGTCGCGCCGGCAGTCGGCGACCGGATCATTGCGCGCGGGCGCGTCGTCAAGGCGGGCCGGACCCTGACGCTGGCGGTCGCCGAAGTCTTCGCCGATCGCGGCGCGAACCAAAAGCTCGTCGCATTCCTGACCGCGACGATGATGAGCATGCAGGAACGCGGCGATATCGTCGACTGA